Genomic segment of Juglans microcarpa x Juglans regia isolate MS1-56 chromosome 7S, Jm3101_v1.0, whole genome shotgun sequence:
tgtaaaattaaaacaaaattaagaaaaatctgACATATCTTACACGTCAAACATACGTAACCTGCTATAGGTCGGGTTTTGAGATACCAATCCCAacctattttttactttattttcttccaaCTCAAACTTCATTCCACCCTTTCACATACCATAGACAAATCGAAAGTGACTGAAATTTTATTATAGAAATAATAATGGAAAGAGTAATACGCGTGCTACTAAAAACAAAGGTGACTCGCATGACCAATTGCTTTAGGGAACATAATTAACCATGCATACGGCAAGAAAGTTCACTTATTATAGTacgtaatattatatatatgcatggttttgGAAGTCTTGACTTTTGAttccagaattttaaatacgaTACGATCGACCaagaaattattcaaataatatcaAGTCGTTTTCATAAGACCATAGGGGAATATGCAGCCTTGCGCATGTGCCCGCCATAATCCCTGTTGGCCGGCAGCGATGATCCACCGGCGGCAACAGAGAGGGCTAAAGATCACTATGATGTCATTCTTACGTTTttattcaaaacataaaaatacacatgaaaataaatcacAGTACGTCGTTGTACATTTAGATGCCGCACATCTCCTGGAAGATGTGTACATGATACTGTGGCCAAAGAGAAGCAGCTGGACTAGACATGCATGCTTATGCTAGTTCTCTTTGTttctatatatttctttttaataaaattatttgaaatactTTTATTCAAAGACTAGGCTGCTTGCAAATTTCTCAATTATAATTATCGTTGGGACAAGGTTTGAAATCAAATTGAGGATGGCTTTCTTAATCTTATAGATTATCTAGTAATTTATATGGGAATGAAATTGATAAAAGATTTCTTAGTACAAATATGATAATTGATGAACATATATAGAGTACTTCAATTAGTAtattaactaatattatttttattttttattgtacatTTTTCACAGAAAATAGCTAGTCACGAGTAAGCAATTTCTTGtagttaaaaattatatataaaatctttaaaaaattattatttgatacTTCGATTTTTTTACCGTTAATAAATGAGTCTTACAGCAAATGGTATATTAACCCACTGATTCATAGATTTGATTTTGCCCAGTTGACCACTCaattcatagattttttttgtttcgaaACGACGAAATCAattccataaattttatttaaaactttcaCTTGTAGGAAATGAATACTGTGGTTATAAGTCTGATCATGACTTCATAGCTCGCGCAAATATTGACAATTCTGACACAATAAAAGATTACCCATTATTATCTCttacacatgatgatgatgatgcaatTGCAACGTATATATGATGTCATGAATAGTGTAAAAAATTCTTGGTTGACAATTTGTAGAAGTTAGTGATAATGAGGAGCTAATTTATACATTGATTATTGTTTATGATCATCACATGATGATGATAGCCTTAACTCTTTATTTATGGAGGGTTTGTCCAAGTGTCAGATAGACATGCATGGGGTAGGCTTTTGGTGGGGATTAGTTGAAGCTAGCTGCACgttgacctctctctctctctctctcaggctGCCATGACATGCTTTGTTACACTTACAATGATAGGACTGCGCACAGCCTACCCTATATAATCACCTTTACTCACAACAATCTTTCAAAGCAAAGTGATCCAGAAAAAAGGAAATCTTAGGAAAAGAGAGTAAACAAGTTAAAGAAGGCAGGTTGCAAAAGCAGCATCAACACTTTGAAAATGCTTTCAGCAACCATATCTTGCTACCCGGATGTCCCACAAGGGCTGCATATATCCTCCATGAGTACTGGAGACATTATTTCTTCCTCTCTTGAAGTAAACTCGGGCACAGATTGTCACCCAAGCTCTCTCCTCTCCAATTTTTCCATTCTGAAGGACAAGGTTTTTCAGGTGGAGTCACTGCTTAGCATCCTGAACTCACTAAATCATAGTGAAACTGAATTAACATCGTCCTTAGCCGCAGTCGGCATGGATGCCGTAATCCAAGAAATAATCATGACCACCTCGTCAATGATGTTCATATGCCAACAAATGGCTCTTGGTTTCACTTCTGCCGACACTAGCAACCATGAattgcagcagcagcaacagtgTCGACAAAATCGATTTCCTCAATCAAACTTCGGAAGCAATCCTGATGGGATCATAATCCAAGAAGGAGAGCAGGGTTTCTTTTCTGGCTACATGGTTGAGTGGAATGATGAAAACTACAACAATTCCAGTAGCAAGGATGAAAACCGGAGTGTTATTACGGGAAAGAACAAAAAGGCTGGAGACGGACAACGGCTTTCGCTGGAATATGATGTCATCCAATTAGAAGCTGCTGATATATTGGCTAAGTACACGCATTATTGCCAAGTTTGTGGAAAAGGGTTCAAGCGAGACGCTAATCTGAGAATGCACATGAGGGCTCACGGAGATGAATACAAGACCATTGCAGCTTTAGGCAACCCCATGAAGAATGGGAGCGTGCTGGACAACAGAAAAGGTTTGAGGGAATTGCCTACGAAATATTCGTGTCCACAAGAAGGGTGTAGGTGGAATCAAAAGCATGCAAAGTTCCAGCCTCTGAAATCCATCGTTTGCGTGAAGAATCACTACAAGAGGAGCCATTGCCCGAAGATTTATGTTTGCAAGCGATGCAACCACAAACAGTTCTCGGTGCTGTCTGATCTACGAACACATGAGAAGCACTGCGGGGATCAGAAATGGCAATGTTCGTGCGGAACCACATTTTCTCGGAAAGACAAACTCATGGGACATGTTGCTTTGTTCGTAGGGCACACCCCGGCCATTAGCTCTTTTATAAATCTAGCATAATTTTGGCACCATGATTGCAAATAGATGATATGAATCATCTGAGAGAATTGTTTTCCAGTCACGTGCTATCCATTTTGGTGCAATAACGATACAAACATGTTTAcatcaatttatcttatttgaTGGTATAATATACACGAATACCTTATTCTAATCTGGCCCGTCATGctaattgttattttattgatttcatCGTCACTACAACCCGTTCCCCATTTCTTGAGGTTTTGGGCCGGGGATAATTAAGAAAAGCTGTACAATCACAAGAGTATCCCAGTACATAAAACAGTACTTCTCAAGCCAGAACATACACCTTGCGTATGAATTGTAAGAATAGCAAGAAAAGGCAAAGAGAGCAGCGGAAAATGGATGAAAAGGTGCTACTGCATTCGATTGATGCAAAAACCTTTACACAGTATTGCTGTAACACCCAGGCCCAATCTTAACCCAGGCTTACAAAGAAAAGCTCTGTTGCTAAGGAAAACCGCTCTATTTATGAGTAGTGTATActcttatttgatttatttattttattattattactattattttatcttctttattaatattgttttattattatttaatttttctctctcttctctcccccaCTAGACGGTTTCCTCGACAGTTTTCCTTCCTTGTTACCcacgttctttttttttttccctccagaattgttctctctctccctctccctctccctctcctttcttCTCTATGTATCTCTACAAGTGTCACCCCTCACTGCCGGCTAGAAAACCAAACTTGGAGAGAATTACTTGCATCACACGAGGAACATCATGCACAATCCAATGGTAGCAAAACGACGTGGCCACGGTTACCGTGAACCAGCAGACCAGAATCAAAGCAACGCCGCCCAAGCATGCTGCAGTCTTTTCTTGTACCATCATGCAAACCAAGCACTAGCATCACCAAAGCCCACCTAGTCGTGCACCAcctgtaacgccccggtcctacacggatcgaagagttacttcctaacacttaaactcacatttcaacaatataaaaaagactccaaattcccaatatcatatagaaaatttgattcaatctaatttcctcaatataaccaatttttcaaaatgtcaagtcatcataacacaataaaacttcttaataaaaatcgacaatactcataaaaaaaacttcttatgcttaatccactatacttaaatcatctcacccaatacCTTATAATCTtaatcctcagctgaaccatcaaaatatctgaaaaatattatggagataaggggtgagttatcaacaactcaataagcagagatCATAGAcaagcatgtaaacatgagcatttataaagttcggtatgcagaacaaaaattttactttcaaaatgcagaaacaacatatttactttcgaaatgcataaacaaaacttaatacaaaacatcagagcgaaattttcagaaaaacaaacttgttctcaaaaagaaaattctttgaCATATCCaaattgaaacattatattcatatcatctcatagcatcacatcaggacaaataccatgtttcactcccgtggtagggttataaaccaccattatacaaGTGGCTgggtcgtataccatgtttcaccccgtggtagggttataaactaccattatatccgtggctgggccttaacagaaacagaatggaACATTATCTGATTCAGATCAcattcatatacagaatcaaaacttcatgccaagatttttagatgacacatcatatcaaaacaaaatactgaataacttcagatcatttcatatgtttgaaataaacagaattaaaatatttttatttatttataacaaaacttttaaattttcatattcacttttttgcatagttcagaaacaaaatatacaaaattatgtctacactagtcatgatagaaaatactttctcttatatagaatttatgcatatgcagaataaacatctaaggttgttttcagattccttttcaaaaataaacatgtttatttcaaagacaacctcatttcatttcttttatgcaaaactagtatatgaatcCCGCTTACCaggactttttagcttttcaggAATTCTTCACAACGGTactgaacgaaaatcaatcatcacctataaaattaatcatgtaattctcataaattttcagtcgaacacgtatttcgatatttaaacctgaaatgctataattaacctattttaatatctcattaCCTAAAATTGTCATAAACCTAAAATACCAGCATTCCCaatccatcaatatccacttaatttctccAACTAAGATattaaaatctaacttatttactagtgaaatcaaactataaaatttaatactagataatataattataccaaaaaaatctattacagtaaataataagatttcatttaataaaaaaaataaaccagaTTAGAATTATAGTgttcaaaataacattacacaGTTACTGTTCACTtctaaaattagaatataaaaattaatgcttaacaatataatttaaatcccttaaatatttgctataaaaaaaaataaagtttctggactattttaaaaaaaatgagcccacttaaaatataaaaatcactATGTAAACAAAACAGCCAAacagaattaaaaaaagaaaagaaaagaagggcaTTTTGGTAATGAGGAATACTTGTATGTGAAAAACTGGAACTAAAACACTAGAGGGAAACAGTGGCTTACAAGAGGAACCAACGTGCGACCTGGGACAACACTCCACAACTCACCGAGAGCGAAGGAGCCATGATGGGTCTGGATGAGGTGGATGGTGGTGCTCACGACGACggggcactgagagagagagagagagcagcgtgtgtgagaaagagagggaggctTACAGTGCTGATGGTCGAAAAAGGAGGTGGGACCTTGAGGACTCCGAGAAGCAACTTGGGGTTGGGGATGCATAACTGACGATGGTAGTGGCTAACCCGTAGTGGTTGGTGGTCTGAAATGTGAAACAAAGGCTGGATTTGGTGTGGAAGTGGGTATGGTtttttttgctctgtttttagAGCTTGAAACAGGGGTTGGCTTACGGTTTTACGTGGGGTTAGGCAAAGGTTGGTGGCTTCCATCGTTCAAGGGAAAAAACTCCCACGGGGTGGTTTCCGTTCGGCTGAACGCACACTGGCTTGGGTTTCGTGGCTGTAATGGTGGCTTCCATCGCGAAGGTTGGTGGTTATCTCGGGTTCACATCGGCAGCAACTAGTTCGTGGTGGGTTTCCAGGTGCCTTGTGACTTGGTGTGGagaatactaaaaaaaaaaaaaaagaggtaggGAGCACTGATCTACAAGGTGAAGTGTATTCCTGGCATCGAAGGAGCGCATTGGAAAGGATGGTTACGTGCATGGGGGCAGCGGTTACCATGCAGTTGCCGTGCTTGATGTGGGTAGCTGTGGCGCCTCCAatccccttatataaatacatagggatcgagacgccaggatggtgacaacacggtcacacatcccaacgaagtgccagtgtgtgtacatgcaacagtatacaaataaaataacgcagcggatagtcaactaagtaccaaaatttatttacaatcaaacatcagtacaaatttaaatagcagttatacagtcatccataaaaatataatacaatagttttcaaataaacaaacgagtgatcccagatcactcctcaggcggagccgtctcctcaggctcgccctcctcctcctcatctgcatcaaaatctgtgttaccacaaaatggtatcgcaggtaagtatgacctcaaataacaacgtaatataaaatgcattaaatgcaactaacatgcatgcacatgatgaaatatgcatttttccacaaaacatcattttctccgaaaatgataattttccaacacacgccaaaatcccattttggcccaaaatatccgtaaaacatttttcaagaaaatgatttacccaaaatccaactcgcactattttcccagaaaatagtgcattaattccaaatgcaccatgcattatttccatatgcaccatggcctcccctatggaccatccgcacgtcctggcttcgtagcggtgctcagtttcgcgcccagcgcgtacatggccaagcacccacactacgcaacgagcgatgcccagttctgcgcccagcgcgtatgtggccagacatcctctagttcccgccagcagaaggaccacggagtcggcacgagaccatctcgtccgatcccattgtcgcccggcgacaatccaggggacgttactcagtatattccgctcccgagtaaccagatgagctccaccgagttaatgccccatctcggcttggggtcatgatacacacgcaccaaaaatccattctcacatgaaaactcagttttcataaacacatgaacatgaatgcaatacacgaaaacccagttttcttttacaaacatgatcatgcatgaaataatgaaatgcacatgtaccaacacaatatccaaaccaacaattaccaattcaatcaaatccaaccaaacaactccaatcacaaatccatccgacccccgaactcctcggactcagtccggcatgccaaaaaaatacagtgaaatgggttagtgcaaaaatacatttaaattacgaaagttttttggagaaatacttacagtgcaatataacaattttcgaaggatcacgaagttgaaaaaggcgacgtttgagcaacaccacaatgtaaaatacactgtggccgtgggtcacaaatactaACTTTCAAatggaggcaaacgaagacccaagattgatagggtagggcctagggaggtcggtgaagctagtgatggtggaggtttgccgtgggtggcggcgaaatgggcggtagaagaccaaaatgcccaaatcggaaatgtagatggtggagcttcaccggtggcggatcggaggtggggttgggtccaatgggttgccaagaggtcgaggatgatgtggtaagaagatggtggccaatggtggtgcgacggcggcgcagcggcggaaagagtgccgcggcttcaatgggctcgtggtggctaacggcggcgcgaatggagctagaaacggaggtgtggcgtcgccggtggctgggggagctggggagccgagcggtgtcgaccaccgccggcgcacggcggcgagctgggggagaggaagaacgaacggagagagagggagggtcGCGCACGAGAAGGAAAtcagagaggagaaaaagaaaagaaaaaaaagaaaagaagaaaagaaaaagaaaaggaaaagaaaaatagaggaaaaagaaatgaggtccaatcctcataacttgggtcacaaaaataatccaacggaaacgatttgaaaacctcaagttaaataaaataatttaaacgtaatggtaaagtcaaattgaaataattaaattccacagtaattaattaaatatgaaaaacaatttaaatgcacaacaataaataaatattaagaaagcacataaaaattaattttcaccaattaaaatcataaaaataaactcattaaaaatccaaccaattttaaaatatgagaataaaatttaaataaataaaaataatcttttagtaaaaatacactaaaatgaggggtgttacatcctccccccttaaataaaatttcgtcctcgaaattggcacggtcaacattaagactaagataggataagattcaactaagagtaGACTAAGAatataccgccaaaatagtccggcaaagccactctataagcaacaagcccaaccttctctacgatctgaaaatggccaacatatcttggactaagcttttctttcttaccaaagcgcttaacgcctttcataggagagactttaagataaactcaatcacctacttcaaaggataagtctcttcttcttgtatctgcataactcttctggcgattttgcgcttccgccattttagtccttataaactgaacttgatccttcatttcttgaattatctcatgCCCAAACAATTTGCTCTCGCCAACTTTATCCCAACACAAGggcgatctacacttccttccatacaaagcttcatacggggccatctgaatggaggaatgaaaactgttattataagataactcaataagcggtaagtgattctcccaacttcctgggaattccatgacacaagaccgcaacatatcctccagagtctgaatagtacgctctgattggccgtctgtttgggggtgatacgccgaactaaacttcaattacaagtatcttctcaaaattcaagtcaccattaattcttcaaatcagcacaatttgaactcctgactacaacaaaaataccacgcttctgctgtgcactctgatattcgccacatgcataaaacttacatCCTCATGAAActacaccatcgagtacaaggtggctccattcctactaaccaaaactcttatcacaatttggtagaaaaaatactctctcccaaaaccatgagttataactcaaattcctcaattaactccagctgccttgatcaaaatcaaattccataaaatacacccatgatcattgacagaaaatcaatatcaaacaacctcaacatctcaaattgaaaataagcaacgtcaacccaaaatacattcatctcctctaagataagaaacatactttaaaagactcaattccaacctagcaaATCAAAatagtgcctagagacttctacctaacaacctaaacccgaaagctcaccatctacattctaaacatcatctaatctaacggtgactaaactcacaacggaccaccattgacttcaccaaaacattaacaaaacctccttggtaactcgcccacctatttctactccaataagctagtattaacacaactagttccttcaatagcacatcactattaaacctcagggcaaaacatactgatcaaatcttcaatctaccaaaagccattgcaaagcacccaaggatcctaatgctttattacccccacatacttgatcatattatccactgttgatgcctaagcttcaacttcgaagatcttttcatacaccatacatgacatcccatcaatctcttcaagttaaataacaatgtccttcattcaaccaactagatgctcaaactccaaaagaaagtatagcctcaaaaatttaaattcctaggtaacctcaagtcacaattaattcctgaagataatcacaataactattcccaaccatgattcattgagtaacccacttcaattgcacactttgatcgactcaccaaaaactccaagccaaggtctattgaattactactattgtgttgtctcctcttccacaccaaccaaaaccacttcttccaaaccaaatgagactaggacctatactctccgaaatccataaccactcaccactactatacatcaatcttacgcacccttagccaaaaccaataatcctccaaacgtgcaggtgaTCATCATTACcctttccatcactaaacctatatcctcgaaatcaataagaatcatttcttaaatcatcaccatttattatccttaaaattgatatggattaaatcattaacctatcactgtaacctcaagctaaaaacaattattaaccgaactagatcaacatcttccatctccaaagaaattctccctaaaaaaaattctcatatcagtaacttaactcagatcaatcctattttaattcagccattcaactctgcaattctaaaaccttaacccagatataaatcatttcctgaaatcctcaagatcgatgaactcaaatctaaaacattcgccttataaaacttgtaaattctaaaaccccaaatattatcaaattgcttatcgaggtcggcaagatcaaaaacttctaatctaagtaatctcttaattgcttgttgaacctaccagcttaaatcccattaacttattttctaaaaaactatagggccacaaaccttagatgaacttctcataaatctaacattgacattcgttgaacttacaacctcctaccccaaagactcattacctaaattctacggaacctaaatcctcaattatcctaagcaattaaaaactattcccctccttagctgcaacttgagtacctaatccaaagagttcacccagaccctgatgttcaagccttgatattaaaacaaccaatcaccaagagttcaggcctactataccaatgtttaagcctaacaatggtcttctcagtcgtaccatcttcctgtcataacataacccttaacccgcctttcaatttcgaacaaaacaaaataaagtaaaattccataaagaaaataacatacgacaaaatgcataaaaccagtgaagtagttcaccataaaataaatataacaataaaataatccgccataaaataaaaccattaaattaaaatgacatacaaataaataaaaaaacaacaaaattattatacaataaaataaataaacaccaaaattattatacaataaaataaataaacaacaaaattattgtacaatgaaataaataaacaacagaattattatacaataaaataaataaagccaataaaaccatactcaaccaaaggtaaacactaattaaagcaataaaatcaaataaatcaaataacatcaattaacataaaaataaaatagcaataaactcataatataaaataaataacttaacttacaccacttaaacaaaaattttattattttaaaataataataaaaataattttctggtactatcctaagggacatgtggttttacccagagccgaacagctctgataccacctgtggcgcccccaatccccttatataaatacacagggatcgagacgccaggatggtgacaacacggtcacacatcccaacgaagtgccagtgtgtgtacatgcaacagtgtacaaataaaataacgcagcggatagtcaactaagtaccagaatttatttacaatcaaacatcagtaaaaatttaaatagcagttatacagtcatccataaaaatataatacaatagttttcaaataaacaaacgagtgatcccagatcactcctcaggcagagccgtctcctcaggctcgccctcctcctcctcatctgcatcaaaatctgcgttaccacaaaatggtatcgcaggtaagtatgacctcaaataacaacgtaatataaaatgcattaaatgcaactaacatgcatgtacatgatgaaatatgcatttttccacaaaacatcattttcctcgaaaatgataattttccaacacacgccaaaatcccattttggcccaaaatatccgtaaaatatttttccagaaaatgatttacccaaaattcaactcgtactattttcctagaaaatagtgcattatgtaa
This window contains:
- the LOC121240835 gene encoding protein SENSITIVE TO PROTON RHIZOTOXICITY 2-like, whose product is MLSATISCYPDVPQGLHISSMSTGDIISSSLEVNSGTDCHPSSLLSNFSILKDKVFQVESLLSILNSLNHSETELTSSLAAVGMDAVIQEIIMTTSSMMFICQQMALGFTSADTSNHELQQQQQCRQNRFPQSNFGSNPDGIIIQEGEQGFFSGYMVEWNDENYNNSSSKDENRSVITGKNKKAGDGQRLSLEYDVIQLEAADILAKYTHYCQVCGKGFKRDANLRMHMRAHGDEYKTIAALGNPMKNGSVLDNRKGLRELPTKYSCPQEGCRWNQKHAKFQPLKSIVCVKNHYKRSHCPKIYVCKRCNHKQFSVLSDLRTHEKHCGDQKWQCSCGTTFSRKDKLMGHVALFVGHTPAISSFINLA